A genomic window from Vitis riparia cultivar Riparia Gloire de Montpellier isolate 1030 chromosome 18, EGFV_Vit.rip_1.0, whole genome shotgun sequence includes:
- the LOC117907785 gene encoding putative disease resistance protein At4g11170 isoform X1: MVSGGACKDTRVHENQGQRVLPIFYNVDPSDVRNHRGKFGAALAEHEKNLTENMERVQIWKDALTQVANLSGWESRNKNELLLIKEIVKHVFNKLINICSGDTEKLVGIDARIQEIKMRLCLESDDVGMIGIWGMAE, translated from the exons ATGGTGTCTGGAGGAGCTTGCAAAGATACTAGAGTGCATGAAAACCAGGGACAGAGGGTTCTCCCAATTTTCTATAATGTGGATCCCTCAGATGTGAGAAATCATAGGGGAAAATTTGGAGCAGCCTTAGCTGAACATGAGAAGAATTTGACAGAGAATATGGAGAGGGTGCAGATTTGGAAGGATGCTCTCACTCAAGTTGCAAATTTATCTGGTTGGGAATCAAGGAATAA GAATGAGCTTCTACTAATCAAGGAAATCGTTAAGCATGTTttcaataaattgataaatatatgtAGTGGTGATACTGAGAAACTGGTTGGAATAGATGCTCGcatacaagaaataaaaatgcgATTATGTTTGGAATCGGATGATGTTGGTATGATAGGAATTTGGGGCATGGCGGAATAG
- the LOC117907782 gene encoding disease resistance protein RPV1-like isoform X3 gives MAFASSSSSQGSYDVFLSFRGEDTRNNFTAHLCQELRTKGINTFRDDDKLERGWVISPALVTAIENSMFSIIVLSENYASSKWCLEELAKILECMKTRGQRVLPIFYNVDPSDVRNHRGKFGAALAEHEKNLTENMERVQIWKDALTQVANLSGWESRNKNEPLLIKEIVKHVLNKLLNICIGDTEKLVGIDARIREIKMRLCLESDDVRMMGIWGMGGIGKTTLARALYNKISRQFEAHSFLEDVGKILANEGLIKLQQIFLSSLLEEKDLNMKELTSIKARLHSKKVLVVLDNVNDPTIFECLIGNQDWFGRGSRIIITARDKCLLISHGVDYYEVPKFNSNEAYEFIKRHSLKHELLRGDFMELSTSMIGYAQGLPLALKILRPMLFSMSKEESRNQLDKLKSTLNKKIEEVLRISYDGLDDKEKNIFLDIACFFKGEDKDYVIEILDGCGFFPLCGIRSLIDKCLISIYRNTLKMHDLIQEMGMDIVRQQSQELGKRSRLWLHEDISDVLKKNSGSEKIEGIFLNLFHLQETIDFTTQAFAGMSKLRFLKVYQSPKISRNFEDKENFKVRFSSSFKFCYDELRYLDLYGYSLKSLPNDFNAKNLVHLSMPCSRIEQLWKGIKVLDKLKCMDLSHSKYLKETPNLSRVTNLERLVLKDCVSLCKVHPSLRDLKSLKFLSLKNCKMLKSLPSGPYDLKSLETLILSGCSKFEQFPENFGNLEMLKELYADGTALRELPSSLSSLRNLEILSFVGCKGPPSASWLFPRRSSNSTGFKLHNLSGLCSLRKLDLSDSNLSDETNLSSLVFLSSLEALSLCGNNFVTLPNLSRLSRLEHFLLANCTRLQELPDLPSSIVHVDARNCTSLKNVSPRNVQPILLKYDDTKLVRNLIWALAVLTPGSRLPDWIRYQSFGKEVIAELPPNWFNSNFLGFWFATVIPKFNMHLECVRVAECSISRSSDFPHDFRVYPYSMFMRLDHHIHMLMVDHVELLYVPLSSFSHCDMGHINWHKVTHIKASFLGHLGEVMWHGIGLAYSNEDVNHNNPPMIQFGSISSASSPPNKSTVVLTEIHDEEPSGSVDGSELDNSGYYTADEGEPAETACSKDPSESEMQPQKRLKCSHFQDIP, from the exons ATGGcttttgcttcttcttcttcttctcaagGGAGCTATGATGTGTTCTTGAGCTTTAGAGGAGAAGACACCCGCAATAACTTCACTGCCCATCTCTGTCAAGAGTTGCGCACTAAAGGAATCAACACTTTCAGAGATGATGACAAGCTTGAGAGAGGCTGGGTCATATCTCCTGCTCTTGTTACAGCTATTGAGAACTCCATGTTTTCCATCATTGTTTTATCAGAAAATTATGCATCTTCTAAATGGTGTCTGGAGGAGCTTGCAAAGATACTAGAGTGCATGAAAACCAGGGGACAGAGGGTTCTCCCAATTTTCTATAATGTGGATCCCTCAGATGTGAGAAATCATAGGGGAAAATTTGGAGCAGCCTTAGCTGAACATGAGAAGAATTTGACAGAGAATATGGAGAGGGTGCAGATTTGGAAGGATGCTCTCACTCAAGTTGCAAATTTATCTGGTTGGGAATCAAGGAATAA GAATGAGCCTCTACTAATCAAGGAAATCGTTAAGCAtgttttgaataaattgttGAATATATGTATTGGTGATACTGAGAAACTGGTTGGAATAGATGCTCGCATACGAGAAATAAAAATGCGATTATGTTTGGAATCAGATGATGTTCGTATGATGGGAATTTGGGGCATGGGCGGAATAGGGAAAACAACCCTTGCTAGAGCTCTTTACAACAAAATCTCAAGGCAATTTGAAGCACACTCTTTTTTGGAAGATGTTGGAAAGATTTTGGCTAATGAGGGTTTAATcaaattacaacaaatatttcttTCTAGCCTATTGGAGGAAAAAGATCTAAATATGAAAGAACTCACATCTATAAAGGCTAGACTCCATTCAAAAAAGGTCCTTGTTGTTCTCGACAATGTGAATGATCCAACAATATTTGAGTGCTTAATTGGAAATCAGGATTGGTTTGGTCGAGGAAGTAGAATTATTATAACGGCTAGAGATAAATGTTTGTTAATTTCACATGGTGTTGATTATTATGAGGTcccaaaatttaattcaaatgaagCTTATGAGTTCATTAAACGTCATTCGTTAAAACATGAACTTCTTCGAGGTGATTTCATGGAGCTTTCAACATCAATGATAGGTTATGCTCAAGGCCTTCCATTGGCTCTGAAAATTTTACGTCCTATGTTATTTAGCATGAGCAAAGAAGAATCAAGAAATCAATTAGACAAACTGAAAAGTActcttaataagaaaattgaggAAGTACTTAGAATCAGTTACGATGGGTTAGATGATAAAGAGAAGaatatatttttggatattgcATGTTTCTTTAAAGGAGAAGATAAAGATTATGTAATTGAAATATTGGACGGTTGTGGCTTTTTCCCATTATGTGGAATAAGGTCTCTCATTGATAAATGTTTGATAAGTATTTATAGGAATACGCTTAAGATGCATGACTTAATACAAGAAATGGGTATGGACATTGTTCGCCAACAATCTCAAGAGCTCGGCAAACGTAGCAGATTGTGGTTACATGAAGATATCTCTGatgtattgaaaaaaaattcg GGAAGTGAAAAAATTGAAGGCATATTCCTCAACTTGTTTCATTTACAAGAGACAATAGACTTTACCACACAAGCCTTTGCAGGGATGAGTAAACTTAGATTCCTCAAAGTCTATCAATCtcccaaaatttcaagaaaCTTTGAAGAT AAGGAGAATTTTAAAGTTCGTTTCTCTTCgagttttaaattttgttacgATGAATTGAGGTACTTAGATTTGTATGGATACTCCTTGAAATCATTGCCTAATGATTTCAATGCAAAGAATCTTGTTCACCTCAGCATGCCTTGTAGCCGCATTGAACAACTTTGGAAAGGAATCAAG GTTCTTGATAAGTTGAAATGCATGGATCTTAGTCACTCTAAGTACTTAAAAGAAACCCCAAATCTCTCAAGAGTCACCAACCTGGAACGGTTAGTTTTAAAAGATTGTGTGTCTCTATGTAAGGTTCACCCATCACTTAGAGATTTGAAGAGTCTCAAatttttgagtttgaaaaaCTGCAAAATGCTCAAGAGTCTTCCAAGCGGCCCTTATGACTTGAAATCCCTTGAAACATTGATTCTTTCCGGCTGCTCAAAATTTGAACAATTTCCGGAGAACTTTGGGAACTTAGAAATGTTAAAGGAACTTTATGCAGATGGAACTGCACTAAGAGAACTACCCTCCTCTTTGTCTTCGTTGAGAAACCTTGAGATATTATCTTTTGTGGGATGTAAGGGACCACCATCCGCCTCATGGTTGTTTCCAAGAAGAAGTTCCAATTCCACTGGTTTCAAATTGCATAATTTGTCAGGCTTATGCTCCTTAAGAAAGCTAGACCTAAGTGACTCCAATTTGTCAGATGAAACAAACCTTAGTAGTCTTGTTTTCTTATCTTCATTGGAAGCTTTAAGTTTATGTGGGAACAACTTTGTTACGTTGCCAAACCTCAGTCGACTTTCACGCTTGGAACATTTTCTGTTAGCAAATTGCACAAGACTTCAAGAACTGCCAGATCTCCCATCAAGCATTGTTCATGTGGATGCAAGAAATTGCACATCATTGAAAAATGTCTCGCCTCGAAATGTCCAGCCAATCCTTCTAAAGTATGATGACACAAAATTG GTTCGAAACCTCATTTGGGCATTAGCAGTGTTGACTCCTGGGAGTAGACTACCAGATTGGATAAGGTATCAGAGCTTCGGGAAGGAAGTAATAGCAGAGCTACCTCCAAATTGGTTTAATTCCAACTTCCTGGGTTTTTGGTTTGCAACCGTCATTCCCAAGTTTAATATGCACCTTGAATGTGTACGTGTGGCAGAGTGTTCCATTTCAAGATCCAGTGACTTTCCTCACGACTTCAGAGTCTATCCTTATTCGATGTTTATGCGGTTAGATCATCACATTCACATGCTAATGGTGGATCACGTAGAACTGCTTTATGTACCACTTTCTTCCTTCAGCCATTGCGATATGGGTCACATCAATTGGCATAAAGTGACTCATATCAAGGCATCGTTTCTTGGCCATCTTGGTGAAGTTATGTGGCATGGAATTGGTCTGGCGTACAGTAATGAAGATGTGAATCACAACAACCCCCCAATGATCCAATTCGGCTCTATTTCCTCTGCTTCCTCTCCTCCTAATAAGTCAACAGTTGTCCTTACAGAAATCCATGATGAGGAACCCAGTGGAAGTGTTGATGGCTCGGAATTGGATAATTCTGGGTACTATACTGCTGACGAGGGGGAACCAGCTGAAACTGCTTGCTCTAAGGATCCGTCTGAATCAGAGATGCAGCCACAGAAACGCTTGAAATGCAGCCATTTTCAGGACATCCCTTGA
- the LOC117907782 gene encoding disease resistance protein RUN1-like isoform X2 yields MAFASSSSSQGSYDVFLSFRGEDTRNNFTAHLCQELRTKGINTFRDDDKLERGWVISPALVTAIENSMFSIIVLSENYASSKWCLEELAKILECMKTRGQRVLPIFYNVDPSDVRNHRGKFGAALAEHEKNLTENMERVQIWKDALTQVANLSGWESRNKNEPLLIKEIVKHVLNKLLNICIGDTEKLVGIDARIREIKMRLCLESDDVRMMGIWGMGGIGKTTLARALYNKISRQFEAHSFLEDVGKILANEGLIKLQQIFLSSLLEEKDLNMKELTSIKARLHSKKVLVVLDNVNDPTIFECLIGNQDWFGRGSRIIITARDKCLLISHGVDYYEVPKFNSNEAYEFIKRHSLKHELLRGDFMELSTSMIGYAQGLPLALKILRPMLFSMSKEESRNQLDKLKSTLNKKIEEVLRISYDGLDDKEKNIFLDIACFFKGEDKDYVIEILDGCGFFPLCGIRSLIDKCLISIYRNTLKMHDLIQEMGMDIVRQQSQELGKRSRLWLHEDISDVLKKNSGSEKIEGIFLNLFHLQETIDFTTQAFAGMSKLRFLKVYQSPKISRNFEDTFMKENFKVRFSSSFNTFKKENFKVRFSSSFKFCYDELRYLDLYGYSLKSLPNDFNAKNLVHLSMPCSRIEQLWKGIKVLDKLKCMDLSHSKYLKETPNLSRVTNLERLVLKDCVSLCKVHPSLRDLKSLKFLSLKNCKMLKSLPSGPYDLKSLETLILSGCSKFEQFPENFGNLEMLKELYADGTALRELPSSLSSLRNLEILSFVGCKGPPSASWLFPRRSSNSTGFKLHNLSGLCSLRKLDLSDSNLSDETNLSSLVFLSSLEALSLCGNNFVTLPNLSRLSRLEHFLLANCTRLQELPDLPSSIVHVDARNCTSLKNVSPRNVQPILLKYDDTKLVRNLIWALAVLTPGSRLPDWIRYQSFGKEVIAELPPNWFNSNFLGFWFATVIPKFNMHLECVRVAECSISRSSDFPHDFRVYPYSMFMRLDHHIHMLMVDHVELLYVPLSSFSHCDMGHINWHKVTHIKASFLGHLGEVMWHGIGLAYSNEDVNHNNPPMIQFGSISSASSPPNKSTVVLTEIHDEEPSGSVDGSELDNSGYYTADEGEPAETACSKDPSESEMQPQKRLKCSHFQDIP; encoded by the exons ATGGcttttgcttcttcttcttcttctcaagGGAGCTATGATGTGTTCTTGAGCTTTAGAGGAGAAGACACCCGCAATAACTTCACTGCCCATCTCTGTCAAGAGTTGCGCACTAAAGGAATCAACACTTTCAGAGATGATGACAAGCTTGAGAGAGGCTGGGTCATATCTCCTGCTCTTGTTACAGCTATTGAGAACTCCATGTTTTCCATCATTGTTTTATCAGAAAATTATGCATCTTCTAAATGGTGTCTGGAGGAGCTTGCAAAGATACTAGAGTGCATGAAAACCAGGGGACAGAGGGTTCTCCCAATTTTCTATAATGTGGATCCCTCAGATGTGAGAAATCATAGGGGAAAATTTGGAGCAGCCTTAGCTGAACATGAGAAGAATTTGACAGAGAATATGGAGAGGGTGCAGATTTGGAAGGATGCTCTCACTCAAGTTGCAAATTTATCTGGTTGGGAATCAAGGAATAA GAATGAGCCTCTACTAATCAAGGAAATCGTTAAGCAtgttttgaataaattgttGAATATATGTATTGGTGATACTGAGAAACTGGTTGGAATAGATGCTCGCATACGAGAAATAAAAATGCGATTATGTTTGGAATCAGATGATGTTCGTATGATGGGAATTTGGGGCATGGGCGGAATAGGGAAAACAACCCTTGCTAGAGCTCTTTACAACAAAATCTCAAGGCAATTTGAAGCACACTCTTTTTTGGAAGATGTTGGAAAGATTTTGGCTAATGAGGGTTTAATcaaattacaacaaatatttcttTCTAGCCTATTGGAGGAAAAAGATCTAAATATGAAAGAACTCACATCTATAAAGGCTAGACTCCATTCAAAAAAGGTCCTTGTTGTTCTCGACAATGTGAATGATCCAACAATATTTGAGTGCTTAATTGGAAATCAGGATTGGTTTGGTCGAGGAAGTAGAATTATTATAACGGCTAGAGATAAATGTTTGTTAATTTCACATGGTGTTGATTATTATGAGGTcccaaaatttaattcaaatgaagCTTATGAGTTCATTAAACGTCATTCGTTAAAACATGAACTTCTTCGAGGTGATTTCATGGAGCTTTCAACATCAATGATAGGTTATGCTCAAGGCCTTCCATTGGCTCTGAAAATTTTACGTCCTATGTTATTTAGCATGAGCAAAGAAGAATCAAGAAATCAATTAGACAAACTGAAAAGTActcttaataagaaaattgaggAAGTACTTAGAATCAGTTACGATGGGTTAGATGATAAAGAGAAGaatatatttttggatattgcATGTTTCTTTAAAGGAGAAGATAAAGATTATGTAATTGAAATATTGGACGGTTGTGGCTTTTTCCCATTATGTGGAATAAGGTCTCTCATTGATAAATGTTTGATAAGTATTTATAGGAATACGCTTAAGATGCATGACTTAATACAAGAAATGGGTATGGACATTGTTCGCCAACAATCTCAAGAGCTCGGCAAACGTAGCAGATTGTGGTTACATGAAGATATCTCTGatgtattgaaaaaaaattcg GGAAGTGAAAAAATTGAAGGCATATTCCTCAACTTGTTTCATTTACAAGAGACAATAGACTTTACCACACAAGCCTTTGCAGGGATGAGTAAACTTAGATTCCTCAAAGTCTATCAATCtcccaaaatttcaagaaaCTTTGAAGATACCTTTATGAAGGAGAATTTTAAAGTTCGTTTCTCTTCGAGTTTTAATACCTTTAAGAAGGAGAATTTTAAAGTTCGTTTCTCTTCgagttttaaattttgttacgATGAATTGAGGTACTTAGATTTGTATGGATACTCCTTGAAATCATTGCCTAATGATTTCAATGCAAAGAATCTTGTTCACCTCAGCATGCCTTGTAGCCGCATTGAACAACTTTGGAAAGGAATCAAG GTTCTTGATAAGTTGAAATGCATGGATCTTAGTCACTCTAAGTACTTAAAAGAAACCCCAAATCTCTCAAGAGTCACCAACCTGGAACGGTTAGTTTTAAAAGATTGTGTGTCTCTATGTAAGGTTCACCCATCACTTAGAGATTTGAAGAGTCTCAAatttttgagtttgaaaaaCTGCAAAATGCTCAAGAGTCTTCCAAGCGGCCCTTATGACTTGAAATCCCTTGAAACATTGATTCTTTCCGGCTGCTCAAAATTTGAACAATTTCCGGAGAACTTTGGGAACTTAGAAATGTTAAAGGAACTTTATGCAGATGGAACTGCACTAAGAGAACTACCCTCCTCTTTGTCTTCGTTGAGAAACCTTGAGATATTATCTTTTGTGGGATGTAAGGGACCACCATCCGCCTCATGGTTGTTTCCAAGAAGAAGTTCCAATTCCACTGGTTTCAAATTGCATAATTTGTCAGGCTTATGCTCCTTAAGAAAGCTAGACCTAAGTGACTCCAATTTGTCAGATGAAACAAACCTTAGTAGTCTTGTTTTCTTATCTTCATTGGAAGCTTTAAGTTTATGTGGGAACAACTTTGTTACGTTGCCAAACCTCAGTCGACTTTCACGCTTGGAACATTTTCTGTTAGCAAATTGCACAAGACTTCAAGAACTGCCAGATCTCCCATCAAGCATTGTTCATGTGGATGCAAGAAATTGCACATCATTGAAAAATGTCTCGCCTCGAAATGTCCAGCCAATCCTTCTAAAGTATGATGACACAAAATTG GTTCGAAACCTCATTTGGGCATTAGCAGTGTTGACTCCTGGGAGTAGACTACCAGATTGGATAAGGTATCAGAGCTTCGGGAAGGAAGTAATAGCAGAGCTACCTCCAAATTGGTTTAATTCCAACTTCCTGGGTTTTTGGTTTGCAACCGTCATTCCCAAGTTTAATATGCACCTTGAATGTGTACGTGTGGCAGAGTGTTCCATTTCAAGATCCAGTGACTTTCCTCACGACTTCAGAGTCTATCCTTATTCGATGTTTATGCGGTTAGATCATCACATTCACATGCTAATGGTGGATCACGTAGAACTGCTTTATGTACCACTTTCTTCCTTCAGCCATTGCGATATGGGTCACATCAATTGGCATAAAGTGACTCATATCAAGGCATCGTTTCTTGGCCATCTTGGTGAAGTTATGTGGCATGGAATTGGTCTGGCGTACAGTAATGAAGATGTGAATCACAACAACCCCCCAATGATCCAATTCGGCTCTATTTCCTCTGCTTCCTCTCCTCCTAATAAGTCAACAGTTGTCCTTACAGAAATCCATGATGAGGAACCCAGTGGAAGTGTTGATGGCTCGGAATTGGATAATTCTGGGTACTATACTGCTGACGAGGGGGAACCAGCTGAAACTGCTTGCTCTAAGGATCCGTCTGAATCAGAGATGCAGCCACAGAAACGCTTGAAATGCAGCCATTTTCAGGACATCCCTTGA
- the LOC117907782 gene encoding disease resistance protein RUN1-like isoform X1 codes for MAFASSSSSQGSYDVFLSFRGEDTRNNFTAHLCQELRTKGINTFRDDDKLERGWVISPALVTAIENSMFSIIVLSENYASSKWCLEELAKILECMKTRGQRVLPIFYNVDPSDVRNHRGKFGAALAEHEKNLTENMERVQIWKDALTQVANLSGWESRNKNEPLLIKEIVKHVLNKLLNICIGDTEKLVGIDARIREIKMRLCLESDDVRMMGIWGMGGIGKTTLARALYNKISRQFEAHSFLEDVGKILANEGLIKLQQIFLSSLLEEKDLNMKELTSIKARLHSKKVLVVLDNVNDPTIFECLIGNQDWFGRGSRIIITARDKCLLISHGVDYYEVPKFNSNEAYEFIKRHSLKHELLRGDFMELSTSMIGYAQGLPLALKILRPMLFSMSKEESRNQLDKLKSTLNKKIEEVLRISYDGLDDKEKNIFLDIACFFKGEDKDYVIEILDGCGFFPLCGIRSLIDKCLISIYRNTLKMHDLIQEMGMDIVRQQSQELGKRSRLWLHEDISDVLKKNSGSEKIEGIFLNLFHLQETIDFTTQAFAGMSKLRFLKVYQSPKISRNFEDTFMKENFKVRFSSSFNTFKKENFKVRFSSSFKFCYDELRYLDLYGYSLKSLPNDFNAKNLVHLSMPCSRIEQLWKGIKVLDKLKCMDLSHSKYLKETPNLSRVTNLERLVLKDCVSLCKVHPSLRDLKSLKFLSLKNCKMLKSLPSGPYDLKSLETLILSGCSKFEQFPENFGNLEMLKELYADGTALRELPSSLSSLRNLEILSFVGCKGPPSASWLFPRRSSNSTGFKLHNLSGLCSLRKLDLSDSNLSDETNLSSLVFLSSLEALSLCGNNFVTLPNLSRLSRLEHFLLANCTRLQELPDLPSSIVHVDARNCTSLKNVSPRNVQPILLKYDDTKLVRNLIWALAVLTPGSRLPDWIRYQSFGKEVIAELPPNWFNSNFLGFWFATVIPKFNMHLECVRVAECSISRSSDFPHDFRVYPYSMFMRLDHHIHMLMVDHVELLYVPLSSFSHCDMGHINWHKVTHIKASFLGHLGEVMWHGIGLAYSNEDVNHNNPPMIQFGSISSASSPPNKSTVVLTEIHDEEPSGSVDGSELDNSGYYTADEGEPAETACSKDPSESEMQPQKRLKCSHFQDIP; via the exons ATGGcttttgcttcttcttcttcttctcaagGGAGCTATGATGTGTTCTTGAGCTTTAGAGGAGAAGACACCCGCAATAACTTCACTGCCCATCTCTGTCAAGAGTTGCGCACTAAAGGAATCAACACTTTCAGAGATGATGACAAGCTTGAGAGAGGCTGGGTCATATCTCCTGCTCTTGTTACAGCTATTGAGAACTCCATGTTTTCCATCATTGTTTTATCAGAAAATTATGCATCTTCTAAATGGTGTCTGGAGGAGCTTGCAAAGATACTAGAGTGCATGAAAACCAGGGGACAGAGGGTTCTCCCAATTTTCTATAATGTGGATCCCTCAGATGTGAGAAATCATAGGGGAAAATTTGGAGCAGCCTTAGCTGAACATGAGAAGAATTTGACAGAGAATATGGAGAGGGTGCAGATTTGGAAGGATGCTCTCACTCAAGTTGCAAATTTATCTGGTTGGGAATCAAGGAATAA GAATGAGCCTCTACTAATCAAGGAAATCGTTAAGCAtgttttgaataaattgttGAATATATGTATTGGTGATACTGAGAAACTGGTTGGAATAGATGCTCGCATACGAGAAATAAAAATGCGATTATGTTTGGAATCAGATGATGTTCGTATGATGGGAATTTGGGGCATGGGCGGAATAGGGAAAACAACCCTTGCTAGAGCTCTTTACAACAAAATCTCAAGGCAATTTGAAGCACACTCTTTTTTGGAAGATGTTGGAAAGATTTTGGCTAATGAGGGTTTAATcaaattacaacaaatatttcttTCTAGCCTATTGGAGGAAAAAGATCTAAATATGAAAGAACTCACATCTATAAAGGCTAGACTCCATTCAAAAAAGGTCCTTGTTGTTCTCGACAATGTGAATGATCCAACAATATTTGAGTGCTTAATTGGAAATCAGGATTGGTTTGGTCGAGGAAGTAGAATTATTATAACGGCTAGAGATAAATGTTTGTTAATTTCACATGGTGTTGATTATTATGAGGTcccaaaatttaattcaaatgaagCTTATGAGTTCATTAAACGTCATTCGTTAAAACATGAACTTCTTCGAGGTGATTTCATGGAGCTTTCAACATCAATGATAGGTTATGCTCAAGGCCTTCCATTGGCTCTGAAAATTTTACGTCCTATGTTATTTAGCATGAGCAAAGAAGAATCAAGAAATCAATTAGACAAACTGAAAAGTActcttaataagaaaattgaggAAGTACTTAGAATCAGTTACGATGGGTTAGATGATAAAGAGAAGaatatatttttggatattgcATGTTTCTTTAAAGGAGAAGATAAAGATTATGTAATTGAAATATTGGACGGTTGTGGCTTTTTCCCATTATGTGGAATAAGGTCTCTCATTGATAAATGTTTGATAAGTATTTATAGGAATACGCTTAAGATGCATGACTTAATACAAGAAATGGGTATGGACATTGTTCGCCAACAATCTCAAGAGCTCGGCAAACGTAGCAGATTGTGGTTACATGAAGATATCTCTGatgtattgaaaaaaaattcg GGAAGTGAAAAAATTGAAGGCATATTCCTCAACTTGTTTCATTTACAAGAGACAATAGACTTTACCACACAAGCCTTTGCAGGGATGAGTAAACTTAGATTCCTCAAAGTCTATCAATCtcccaaaatttcaagaaaCTTTGAAGATACCTTTATGAAGGAGAATTTTAAAGTTCGTTTCTCTTCGAGTTTTAATACCTTTAAGAAGGAGAATTTTAAAGTTCGTTTCTCTTCgagttttaaattttgttacgATGAATTGAGGTACTTAGATTTGTATGGATACTCCTTGAAATCATTGCCTAATGATTTCAATGCAAAGAATCTTGTTCACCTCAGCATGCCTTGTAGCCGCATTGAACAACTTTGGAAAGGAATCAAG GTTCTTGATAAGTTGAAATGCATGGATCTTAGTCACTCTAAGTACTTAAAAGAAACCCCAAATCTCTCAAGAGTCACCAACCTGGAACGGTTAGTTTTAAAAGATTGTGTGTCTCTATGTAAGGTTCACCCATCACTTAGAGATTTGAAGAGTCTCAAatttttgagtttgaaaaaCTGCAAAATGCTCAAGAGTCTTCCAAGCGGCCCTTATGACTTGAAATCCCTTGAAACATTGATTCTTTCCGGCTGCTCAAAATTTGAACAATTTCCGGAGAACTTTGGGAACTTAGAAATGTTAAAGGAACTTTATGCAGATGGAACTGCACTAAGAGAACTACCCTCCTCTTTGTCTTCGTTGAGAAACCTTGAGATATTATCTTTTGTGGGATGTAAGGGACCACCATCCGCCTCATGGTTGTTTCCAAGAAGAAGTTCCAATTCCACTGGTTTCAAATTGCATAATTTGTCAGGCTTATGCTCCTTAAGAAAGCTAGACCTAAGTGACTCCAATTTGTCAGATGAAACAAACCTTAGTAGTCTTGTTTTCTTATCTTCATTGGAAGCTTTAAGTTTATGTGGGAACAACTTTGTTACGTTGCCAAACCTCAGTCGACTTTCACGCTTGGAACATTTTCTGTTAGCAAATTGCACAAGACTTCAAGAACTGCCAGATCTCCCATCAAGCATTGTTCATGTGGATGCAAGAAATTGCACATCATTGAAAAATGTCTCGCCTCGAAATGTCCAGCCAATCCTTCTAAAGTATGATGACACAAAATTG GTTCGAAACCTCATTTGGGCATTAGCAGTGTTGACTCCTGGGAGTAGACTACCAGATTGGATAAGGTATCAGAGCTTCGGGAAGGAAGTAATAGCAGAGCTACCTCCAAATTGGTTTAATTCCAACTTCCTGGGTTTTTGGTTTGCAACCGTCATTCCCAAGTTTAATATGCACCTTGAATGTGTACGTGTGGCAGAGTGTTCCATTTCAAGATCCAGTGACTTTCCTCACGACTTCAGAGTCTATCCTTATTCGATGTTTATGCGGTTAGATCATCACATTCACATGCTAATGGTGGATCACGTAGAACTGCTTTATGTACCACTTTCTTCCTTCAGCCATTGCGATATGGGTCACATCAATTGGCATAAAGTGACTCATATCAAGGCATCGTTTCTTGGCCATCTTGGTGAAGTTATGTGGCATGGAATTGGTCTGGCGTACAGTAATGAAGATGTGAATCACAACAACCCCCCAATGATCCAATTCGGCTCTATTTCCTCTGCTTCCTCTCCTCCTAATAAGTCAACAGTTGTCCTTACAGAAATCCATGATGAGGAACCCAGTGGAAGTGTTGATGGCTCGGAATTGGATAATTCTGGGTACTATACTGCTGACGAGGGGGAACCAGCTGAAACTGCTTGCTCTAAGGATCCGTCTGAATCAGAGATGCAGCCACAGAAACGCTTGAAATGCAGCCATTTTCAGGAC